The Streptomyces sp. NBC_00335 DNA window GCACCTTCGCGGTGGCGGGGCCGAGGGTCTTCTTGAGGTCTTCGTCGAGCGCGGGCACGTGTTCCATTGCACACCATCGCGCCGACAACCCGGCTATTCCACCCCGATGAGCAGCGGCGCCGACCAGCGGCCGCCCTGATAGGTGACGGTGTCCACGGCGAGGTGGCCGTGCTGGACGTACGCCTCCAGGCGCTCGGCCAGCTCGTCCGGAACCTCGGGGCCCAGGACCAGGGTGACGAGTTCGCCGCCGGATCCGAGCATGCGGGCCAGGACGGCCTCGGCGGTTTCGGCCAGGCCCGTGCCGATGACGGCGATGTCGCCGTCGATGAGCCCGAGCACGTCGCCGGCCTGGCAGATGCCGGCCGAGGTGAAGGACTGCCGTTCGGCGATGGCGAGTTCGCCGTAGCGGGTGGCTCCGGCGGCCGCCGTCATGGCGACCACGTCCTCGTCGAAGGTGCCGTCCGGGTCGTGCACGGCGAGCGCGGCCAGGCCCTGGACCTCGGAGCGGGTGGGGATCACGGCGACCCGTACGCCTTCGGTGCGCGCCTGCTGGGCGGCGGCCGCCGCGACCGCGCGCAGTTCGGCGCCGTTCGGGAGCAGGACGACCTCGCGGGCGTGCGCCTCGCGGATGGCGTCGGCCAGTTCGGCGATGGCCGGCGGTTCTCCGGGCCGGGCGAGCAGGGTGGTGGCGCCCGCCTCTCCGCACAGCCCGGCCAGCCCCTCGCCCTGGACCACGGCGACGACCGCGCGCTGGGAGCGTTCGCCGCGGGCCCGGCGGCGTTCGTCGCCGAAGTGCGTGATGCGGATCCGGTACGGCCGCCCGGCGTCCACCCCGGCCTCCACGGCCGCGCCGGGGTCGTCGACGTGGACGTGGACGTTCCAGAGCCCGTCGCCGCCGACCACCACGAGGGAGTCGCCGAGGGCGTCGAGCCGGTTGCGCAGCCGGTCGACTTCGGTCTCGGCGGCCTCCAGCAGGTAGATCACCTCGTAGGCGGGTCCGCCGTGCTCCTCGGGGCAGGGCTCCTGCGGCCTCGGGACGGGCACGGCCCGGCCGCGTACCGGCTCGGGGGCCGGCTCCCGCCCGGACAGCGCCTGCCACAGGGCCCCGAGTACGGCGACCAGTCCGCAGCCCCCGGCGTCGACCACTCCGGCCCGGCCCAGTACGGCCAGTTGCCCCGGGGTTTCGGCGAGGGCCGCGCGGGCTCCGTCGTAGGCGGCCCCGGCCACGTCGGCTGCGGTCCCGGCGGCGCGGGCGGCGGTCTCGGCGGCTTGGGCGGCGGCGGTGGCGACGGTGAGCATGGTGCCCTCCACCGGGTGCGCGACGGCCCGGTACGCCTCCTCGGCGGCCCGGGTCAGCGCCTGCGCGAGCAGCCGTGCGGGATCGCGTCCGGCGTTCTCGTCGCCGAGTACGTCGGCCACTCCGCGCAGCAGCTGCGCGAGGATCGTCCCGGAGTTGCCCCGGGCGCCTATCAGGGCGCCGTGCGCGAAGGCCCGGACGGCCTCGGGGAGGGAGGTCGCCGCTGTGCCGTCCGTCACTGCGTCGAGGAGGTCCCCGAGCTCGCGGTCGGCCGATTCGGCGGTCAGGTAGAGGTTGGTGCCGGTGTCCGCGTCGGCGACGGGATAGACGTTGATCGCGTCGATGTCCTCGCGGGCGCGGCCCAGTGCGGCCAGGGCCAGCGAGCTCCAGGTGCGTACCGCTTCGGCGTTCAGGGGGTACGGCTGAGGCTGGTGCGCCACCGGGCGTTCCTCCTTGTGCGGGCCAGGGTTCACCGCAGGGTAACGAAGGACTGCCGGGCGGGCGGGACCCCGGGGCGGGGGCGGCCGTGGACATGGTAGTTTTCTTGGACCGAGGCAGTCGTTGTATGCTGCTCCGGTTGCCCGATGAGAGTCGGGCCATTCCCCCCGGCAAACCACTTCAGATCTCTGATACCGGTGCGCCGGGATTCACTGTAAGTGCATCTGAAGTCTTTGGAGTGACCTGTGGCTGCCAACTGCGACGTTTGCGCCAAGGGGCCGAGCTTCGGCAACAGCATTTCCCACTCGCACCGCCGCACCTCGCGTCGCTGGAACCCGAACATCCAGCGTGTCCGTGCCGTGGTCAATGGGACGCCGAAGCGCCTCAACGCCTGCACCTCGTGCATCAAGGCCGGCAAGGTCTCGCGCTGACGCCTTCCGTCGTAGCGCAGCCCTTTCCGGTTGCTGAGAAGGCCGGTCCACCTGGTGGACCGGCCTCTTGCTTTGCCTGATCGAACATGATCAAACCTGTAGGGCCTGCTCCATCCCGTGATCCACGGGGCGGAGCAGGCCCTACAGGCGTTTCGGCACGCGTTCCGGCACGGGCCGGGTTCAGCGCCACCGCCAGGCGTGGTCCACCGGTCCGATGCCCGCGCCGAGGGCGAACCCGGCGGCGATGGCACCGGTGACGTACTCCTTGGCCTCGGCGACGGCCTCCGGGACGGTCCGGCCCTTGGCCAGGCCCGCGGCGATCGCGCTGGCGAGCGTGCAGCCGGTGCCGTGGGTGTGCCGGTTGTCGTGGCGGGGGGCCCGCAGCCAGCGTTCGTCGGTGCCGTCGGTCAGGAGGTCCACGGCCTCGTCGCCGTGGGCGGCGAGGTGGCCGCCCTTGATCAGCGCCCACGCGGGCCCGTACGCGAGGACCGCGTCGGCGGCCCGGCGCATGTCGTCCTCGCTCTCCACGACGACTCCGGTGAGCTGGGTCACCTCGTCCAGGTTCGGCGTGGCCACGGTGGCCCGGGGCAGCAGTTCTTTGCGTACGGCGTCCAGCGCGGTGGCGGCGAGGAGCGCGTCCCCGTGCTTGGAGACGCCGACGGGGTCCACGACGGCCGGGGCGGCGGTCGCGGCGAGCAGCTCGGCCACGGTCTCCACGAGGGCGGCGGAGGACAGCATGCCCGTCTTGACGGCCTGGACGCCGATATCGTCCACCACGGCCCTGTACTGGCCCTTCACGGCCTCCGCGGGCAGCTCCCAGACGCCTTTGACGCCCAGCGAGTCCTGCGCGGTCACAGCGGTCACCACGCTCATGCCGTGGACCCCGAGCGCCAGCATCGTCTTGAGGTCGGCCTGGATGCCCGCGCCGCCGCCGGAATCGGATCCGGCGACGGTCAGGCACAGCGGCGGGTGCGGGCGGGGTACGGGCATCCCACTCATCGCGGGGTGTCCTCCGCGGCCGCGTCCCCGCCGAAGTGGTCCCAGCCGCCGGTGGAGGCCCAGGGGGCTCCGTCGACGGTCACCTGGGGCAGGGCGGAGCGGTTCTGGACCTCGCCGATGACCTTCCAGCGGGCCGGGAGCTTCACGTCCGGCGGGAAGGTGGCGACGATCGCGTGGTCCTCTCCCCCGGTCAGGACCCACTGGAGCGGGTCCACGCCGACGGCCTGCCCGATGTCGTGCATCTGCGTCGGGATGTCGACGGCCGCCGAGCGCAGGTCGATCCGTACCTTGCTGGCCTCGGCGATGTGCCCGAGGTCCGCGATCAGGCCGTCGCTGACGTCGGTCATGGCGGTGGCGCCGAGTCCGGCGGCGGCGGGGCCCGCGTGGTACGGCGGCTCGGGGCGCCGGTGGGCCTCGACGAAGGCCCGCGGCGAGCGGAAGCCGCGCGAGAGCACCGCGAAGCCGGCCGCGGACCAGCCGAGCCAGCCGGTCACGGCCACGACGTCGCCGGGCTGGGCGCCGGAGCGCAGCACGGGTTCGTGGTTGCGCAGGTCGCCCAGCGCGGTGATGGCCACGGTGATGATGTCGCCGCGGACCACGTCGCCGCCGACCACGGCCGCGCCGGCGACCTGGCATTCGTCGCGGATGCCGTCCATCAGCTCGGTGGGCCAGGTGGCCGGCAGCTCGGCCGGGACGACGAGGCCGAGGAGCAGCGCCGTCGGCACCGCGCCCATGGCGGCGATGTCGGCGAGGTTCTGCGCGGCGGCCTTGCGGCCGACGTCGTAGGCCGTGGACCAGTCGCGCCGGAAGTGCCTGCCCTCCAGCAGGATGTCCGTGCTCGCCACGACCCGCCGGTCGGGGGCCGACACCACCGCGGCGTCGTCGCCCGGGCCGACCCGGACCGCCGGGGTGGTGGTGAGCCGTGAGGTGAGCTCCCGAATGAGCCCGAACTCCCCCAGCTCGCCCACAGTGCCCTTCATCGCTGTGCCCCTTCTTGCCCAGTCCGCTTGCGGTCGCGAGCCGTCACAGCTCTGGGTACCGTCAACAGATACGTCAACTTCTGCTCTCCGTACGCCCCGCCCTGCGCGCGGCCGGACCCGCGGGTCTCCCCGCGGCGCTCGGCGACGCGGTACCGTGGCGTCCCTTCTTCCCCGGGCCCACCCGTCATCCCCGGGCCCACCCGA harbors:
- a CDS encoding DAK2 domain-containing protein produces the protein MAHQPQPYPLNAEAVRTWSSLALAALGRAREDIDAINVYPVADADTGTNLYLTAESADRELGDLLDAVTDGTAATSLPEAVRAFAHGALIGARGNSGTILAQLLRGVADVLGDENAGRDPARLLAQALTRAAEEAYRAVAHPVEGTMLTVATAAAQAAETAARAAGTAADVAGAAYDGARAALAETPGQLAVLGRAGVVDAGGCGLVAVLGALWQALSGREPAPEPVRGRAVPVPRPQEPCPEEHGGPAYEVIYLLEAAETEVDRLRNRLDALGDSLVVVGGDGLWNVHVHVDDPGAAVEAGVDAGRPYRIRITHFGDERRRARGERSQRAVVAVVQGEGLAGLCGEAGATTLLARPGEPPAIAELADAIREAHAREVVLLPNGAELRAVAAAAAQQARTEGVRVAVIPTRSEVQGLAALAVHDPDGTFDEDVVAMTAAAGATRYGELAIAERQSFTSAGICQAGDVLGLIDGDIAVIGTGLAETAEAVLARMLGSGGELVTLVLGPEVPDELAERLEAYVQHGHLAVDTVTYQGGRWSAPLLIGVE
- the rpmB gene encoding 50S ribosomal protein L28, yielding MAANCDVCAKGPSFGNSISHSHRRTSRRWNPNIQRVRAVVNGTPKRLNACTSCIKAGKVSR
- the thiD gene encoding bifunctional hydroxymethylpyrimidine kinase/phosphomethylpyrimidine kinase, with the translated sequence MSGMPVPRPHPPLCLTVAGSDSGGGAGIQADLKTMLALGVHGMSVVTAVTAQDSLGVKGVWELPAEAVKGQYRAVVDDIGVQAVKTGMLSSAALVETVAELLAATAAPAVVDPVGVSKHGDALLAATALDAVRKELLPRATVATPNLDEVTQLTGVVVESEDDMRRAADAVLAYGPAWALIKGGHLAAHGDEAVDLLTDGTDERWLRAPRHDNRHTHGTGCTLASAIAAGLAKGRTVPEAVAEAKEYVTGAIAAGFALGAGIGPVDHAWRWR
- a CDS encoding thiamine-phosphate kinase encodes the protein MKGTVGELGEFGLIRELTSRLTTTPAVRVGPGDDAAVVSAPDRRVVASTDILLEGRHFRRDWSTAYDVGRKAAAQNLADIAAMGAVPTALLLGLVVPAELPATWPTELMDGIRDECQVAGAAVVGGDVVRGDIITVAITALGDLRNHEPVLRSGAQPGDVVAVTGWLGWSAAGFAVLSRGFRSPRAFVEAHRRPEPPYHAGPAAAGLGATAMTDVSDGLIADLGHIAEASKVRIDLRSAAVDIPTQMHDIGQAVGVDPLQWVLTGGEDHAIVATFPPDVKLPARWKVIGEVQNRSALPQVTVDGAPWASTGGWDHFGGDAAAEDTPR